The Halobacterium sp. CBA1132 genome has a segment encoding these proteins:
- a CDS encoding protein sorting system archaetidylserine decarboxylase: MLARGPWKWTYALPAAVVGAALLFVSSLWGVAALALSAFVVWFHRDPERTPEGQGVLTPADGKVSVIRETDDGRVRVGVFMNVHDVHVNRAPLAGTVEAVDHREGGHRPAFDKESEHNERVRVTCDDYEVVLIAGAFARRIHPYVEPGDDLARGDRISHISFGSRADVILPLEYDRDDLRVENGERVSAGETVVARRSPDRE, translated from the coding sequence ATGCTCGCGCGTGGCCCGTGGAAGTGGACGTACGCATTGCCGGCGGCGGTCGTCGGCGCGGCGCTGTTGTTCGTGTCGTCGCTGTGGGGCGTCGCGGCGCTCGCGCTCTCGGCATTCGTCGTCTGGTTCCACCGCGACCCCGAGCGAACGCCCGAGGGGCAGGGCGTGCTCACGCCCGCGGACGGCAAGGTGTCGGTGATTCGTGAGACCGACGACGGCCGCGTCCGCGTGGGCGTGTTCATGAACGTCCACGACGTGCACGTGAATCGCGCGCCGCTCGCCGGCACGGTCGAGGCCGTCGACCACCGCGAGGGCGGCCACCGCCCCGCCTTCGACAAGGAGTCCGAGCACAACGAGCGCGTCCGCGTCACGTGCGACGACTACGAGGTCGTCCTCATCGCGGGCGCGTTCGCCCGCCGCATCCACCCCTACGTCGAGCCCGGCGACGACCTCGCGCGCGGCGACCGCATCAGCCACATCTCCTTCGGCAGCCGCGCGGACGTGATTCTCCCCCTGGAGTACGACCGCGACGACCTCCGCGTGGAGAACGGAGAGCGCGTCAGCGCAGGCGAAACGGTGGTGGCGCGCCGGTCCCCGGACCGCGAGTAG
- a CDS encoding DNA polymerase sliding clamp, whose product MFKAIVSADTLRETLDSVSVLVDECKIHLDEDGLSIRAVDPANVGMVDLDLGSAAFESYEADGGIIGVNLSRLEDIAGMADADQLVQLELDEETRKLHIQIDGLEYTLALIDPDSIRQEPDIPDLDLSANVVIEGADIDRSVRAADMVSDHIALGVDAADELFYVDAEGDTDDVHLELTRDDLIDLEAGDAHSLFSLDYLKDMNKAIPKDAEVELELGDEYPVKIHFDIAEAQGHVTYMLAPRIQSD is encoded by the coding sequence ATGTTCAAGGCGATTGTGAGCGCCGACACGCTCCGGGAAACGCTGGACTCCGTGAGCGTGCTGGTGGACGAATGCAAAATCCACCTCGACGAAGACGGCCTCTCCATCCGCGCTGTCGACCCCGCGAACGTCGGCATGGTCGACCTCGACCTCGGGTCGGCCGCGTTCGAATCCTACGAAGCCGACGGCGGCATCATCGGCGTCAACCTCTCCCGACTGGAGGACATCGCCGGGATGGCCGACGCCGACCAGCTCGTCCAACTCGAACTCGACGAGGAGACCCGCAAGCTCCACATCCAAATCGACGGCCTCGAGTACACGCTCGCGCTCATCGACCCCGACTCCATCCGGCAGGAACCCGACATCCCGGACCTGGACCTCTCCGCGAACGTCGTCATCGAGGGCGCCGACATCGACCGCTCCGTCCGCGCCGCCGACATGGTCTCGGACCACATCGCGCTCGGCGTCGACGCCGCCGACGAACTGTTCTACGTCGACGCGGAGGGCGACACCGACGACGTCCACCTCGAACTCACCCGCGACGACCTCATCGACCTCGAAGCGGGCGACGCCCACAGCCTGTTCAGTCTCGACTACCTCAAGGACATGAACAAGGCCATTCCGAAGGACGCGGAGGTCGAACTCGAACTCGGCGACGAGTACCCGGTCAAGATTCACTTCGACATCGCCGAAGCGCAGGGTCACGTCACCTACATGCTCGCGCCGCGCATCCAGAGCGACTAA
- a CDS encoding DUF4382 domain-containing protein: MRRTAASLLVAALVMVAGCAGGIAGPNGAQTTDNGGDGTVSFYVSDEQNAIGQFEHLNVTVTSVGFAQSADADANASGNWTIETDSEGGLEVGLVGNLTAGENATVTVTHDGEVVENATVEVDDADVSVTTDANGTVTVAVPADADEFALTASTDGDSAYGETEASLEAEYEADDDDDENETEWVERDVDSRVVDLTELQGANATLLGNVSVPAGEYETVFVHVGEVEGTLETGEQVNVKLPSQKLHLNKDVTVTESGSVEFVFDITVFEAGNSGKYILKPVASESGTDVPIERVDVETDGEAELEANFVGNVTAGENATVRVTQDGEPVESATVTVSEDVTVTTDANGTATVSVPENVEELEVDVETAEDSAYGEAEAELEVEFGDSDDSDSDADSELELGAVLEGSLAPGENATVVVTDGDGEAVEDATVAVDGEVVGETNADGELSFAVPADVSLDTEVTVTADGETITLDSTTAAAAN, from the coding sequence ATGAGACGCACCGCAGCCAGTCTACTCGTGGCCGCGCTCGTGATGGTCGCCGGCTGTGCCGGCGGCATCGCGGGTCCGAACGGCGCACAGACAACAGACAACGGAGGCGACGGCACCGTGTCGTTCTACGTGAGCGACGAACAGAACGCAATCGGCCAGTTCGAGCACCTGAACGTGACCGTGACGAGCGTCGGATTCGCGCAGAGCGCCGACGCGGACGCGAACGCGTCCGGTAACTGGACCATCGAGACCGACAGCGAGGGCGGCCTCGAAGTCGGCCTCGTGGGGAACCTCACGGCTGGTGAGAACGCCACCGTGACCGTCACTCACGACGGCGAAGTGGTCGAGAACGCGACCGTCGAAGTCGACGACGCCGACGTGAGCGTGACGACGGACGCGAACGGCACGGTGACCGTCGCCGTGCCCGCCGACGCTGACGAATTCGCGCTGACCGCCAGCACGGACGGCGACAGCGCGTACGGTGAGACCGAGGCCTCGCTCGAAGCCGAGTACGAGGCCGACGACGACGACGACGAGAACGAGACGGAGTGGGTCGAGCGCGACGTCGACTCGCGCGTCGTCGACCTGACCGAACTGCAGGGCGCGAACGCGACCCTGCTCGGGAACGTCAGCGTCCCCGCGGGCGAGTACGAGACGGTGTTCGTCCACGTCGGCGAGGTCGAGGGAACGCTCGAGACGGGCGAGCAGGTGAACGTGAAACTGCCGAGTCAGAAGCTCCACCTCAACAAGGACGTCACCGTCACCGAGAGCGGGAGCGTGGAGTTCGTCTTCGACATCACGGTGTTCGAAGCCGGTAACAGCGGGAAGTACATCCTGAAGCCGGTCGCCAGCGAGTCCGGGACCGACGTCCCCATCGAGCGCGTGGACGTCGAGACGGACGGCGAGGCCGAACTCGAAGCGAACTTCGTCGGGAACGTGACCGCCGGCGAGAACGCTACCGTGCGCGTCACGCAGGACGGCGAGCCGGTGGAGAGTGCGACGGTCACCGTGAGCGAGGACGTGACGGTGACGACCGACGCGAACGGCACGGCGACGGTTTCCGTGCCCGAGAACGTCGAGGAGCTGGAAGTCGACGTCGAGACCGCAGAGGACAGCGCGTACGGCGAGGCCGAAGCCGAACTGGAAGTCGAGTTCGGTGATTCCGACGACAGCGACAGTGACGCCGACAGCGAACTCGAACTCGGCGCGGTCCTCGAAGGCAGTCTCGCGCCCGGCGAGAACGCCACCGTCGTCGTGACCGACGGCGACGGCGAAGCCGTCGAGGACGCCACGGTCGCCGTCGACGGCGAAGTCGTCGGGGAGACGAACGCGGACGGCGAACTGTCGTTCGCGGTGCCGGCGGACGTGAGCCTCGACACCGAGGTGACCGTGACCGCGGACGGCGAGACGATTACGTTGGACTCGACGACGGCTGCCGCGGCGAACTGA
- a CDS encoding 23S rRNA (uridine(2552)-2'-O)-methyltransferase — MGNGKDKYYNKSKQEGYRTRAAYKLQQIDDEFDVLFGGATVVDLGAAPGGWLQVAAEETGARGKVVGVDFQRIDELEDPDAGVQTIKGDMTEESTREDIERAAPGGVDVVISDMAPNMTGEYNLDHARSVHLARMALDTARELLNDGGHFVAKVFDGQDFQDYLADVEEEFAFTRTYTPDASRDSSSELYVVAKNRVNAPIEKGDTLEVEIVDEGDEGDGVAKVDGYTLFVADTDAGETVEVEVTDVKPNFGFAKRRD, encoded by the coding sequence ATGGGGAACGGTAAAGACAAGTACTACAACAAGTCCAAGCAGGAGGGCTACCGGACGCGAGCGGCGTACAAGCTCCAGCAGATCGACGACGAGTTCGACGTACTCTTTGGCGGCGCGACGGTCGTCGACCTCGGCGCAGCGCCGGGCGGCTGGCTGCAGGTCGCCGCCGAGGAGACCGGCGCGCGCGGGAAGGTCGTCGGCGTGGACTTCCAGCGCATTGACGAACTGGAGGACCCCGACGCGGGCGTCCAGACCATCAAGGGCGACATGACCGAGGAGAGCACGCGCGAGGACATCGAGCGCGCCGCGCCGGGCGGCGTCGATGTCGTCATTTCGGACATGGCGCCGAACATGACCGGCGAGTACAATCTCGATCACGCGCGCTCGGTCCACCTCGCGCGGATGGCGCTGGACACGGCCCGCGAACTGTTGAACGACGGCGGGCACTTCGTCGCGAAGGTCTTCGACGGGCAGGACTTCCAGGACTACCTCGCGGACGTCGAGGAGGAGTTCGCGTTCACGCGGACGTACACGCCGGACGCCTCCCGCGACTCCTCGTCAGAGCTGTACGTGGTCGCGAAGAACCGCGTGAACGCGCCCATCGAGAAGGGCGACACGCTGGAGGTCGAAATCGTCGACGAGGGCGACGAGGGCGACGGCGTCGCGAAAGTCGATGGCTACACGCTGTTCGTCGCGGACACCGACGCCGGCGAGACCGTCGAGGTCGAAGTGACCGACGTGAAGCCGAACTTCGGGTTCGCGAAGCGCCGCGACTAG
- a CDS encoding queuosine precursor transporter: protein MRSEDRLVAGQVALVGLFVTALVTAQLTASKLLLFQIPFELPFTGTALVMPGAALAYALTFFASDCYSELYGKRAAQVLVNVGFAMTLVMLALVYTTIAAPIAPFSGVGQSEFASVLWSSANIVAGSLLAYVVSQNWDVLAFHAIRERTDGAYLWLRNIGSTATSQIIDTVIFVTVAFWVAPQLFGVGPVYGTNQILGLIVGQYLLKLAIALADTPFVYGVRRLLGRPS, encoded by the coding sequence ATGCGGAGTGAGGACCGCCTCGTCGCCGGCCAGGTCGCGCTCGTCGGCCTGTTCGTCACCGCGCTCGTCACCGCCCAGTTGACGGCGTCGAAACTGCTGTTGTTCCAGATTCCGTTCGAACTCCCGTTCACGGGCACAGCACTCGTGATGCCGGGCGCGGCGCTGGCGTACGCGCTGACGTTCTTCGCGTCGGACTGCTACTCCGAACTGTACGGCAAGCGCGCCGCGCAAGTCCTCGTCAACGTCGGGTTCGCGATGACGCTCGTGATGCTCGCGCTCGTCTACACCACCATCGCGGCGCCCATCGCGCCGTTCTCCGGCGTCGGCCAGTCCGAGTTCGCGTCCGTCCTCTGGTCCTCAGCGAACATCGTGGCGGGCAGCCTGCTGGCGTACGTCGTCAGTCAGAACTGGGACGTGCTCGCGTTCCACGCCATCCGCGAGCGCACCGACGGCGCGTACCTCTGGCTGCGCAACATCGGCTCGACGGCCACCAGCCAAATCATCGACACCGTCATCTTCGTCACCGTCGCGTTCTGGGTGGCCCCCCAGCTGTTCGGCGTCGGTCCCGTCTACGGCACGAACCAGATTCTCGGCCTCATCGTCGGCCAGTACCTTCTCAAGCTCGCCATCGCGCTCGCGGACACGCCGTTCGTCTACGGTGTCCGCCGGCTGCTCGGTCGCCCGAGCTAG
- a CDS encoding type II toxin-antitoxin system ParD family antitoxin: MPKISVEIPEELLEDLDGHVGDDGKFVNRSDAVRASIRKTLDVLDDIDGRHGRLDDAE; encoded by the coding sequence ATGCCCAAGATAAGCGTCGAGATTCCCGAGGAGCTCTTGGAGGACCTCGACGGTCACGTCGGCGACGACGGCAAGTTCGTGAACCGCAGCGACGCCGTGCGCGCGTCCATCCGGAAGACGCTGGACGTGCTGGACGACATCGACGGTCGCCACGGGAGGCTCGACGATGCGGAGTGA
- the tatC gene encoding Sec-independent protein translocase TatC, which translates to MSSSGSGPINPSTARTIESGRQTLGVMLRTAQSKLQHVFIAFVVGLIGGIMAMRLYIWPQLETDLLVEAANVIAQTPFDVILMQVKIGLFTGVVCALPVLLYHAREPLVERDIIPDVSVSRRNVALVVVVCIGLASAGVAYAYFLFFPLMFDFLAGNAVGAGLAPKYSIVKWTEFILFLALSFAIAAQLPLAVSAFSYSGIIPYETFRDKWKYAVVGIFAFGAFFSPPDPFTQILWASPLILLYGLSLYCAKIVVTMKRGREHVDVRGVFREHWNRVLGLGVLGFAGGYAFGQYGGIAAFNDGLAFIGSGVRVPTVSEALGVDPATGYLLLGAVFAVVALTAAVLYYTYVAIDRAAQQVAASGLGRPEDPADIDLDDLNADGVRAAPPEAFASLTEDEALSTANRALEADDDEKAQAVLDRFDEVHAELDEEAAEDAEAAEEDSDTVQSTAAGMMDAFTEEETTEDDIGGYYHDIRFVFDSLRSRAFRIVGTFMALMVGLFGWLYYGGFRELRDNFIARIPQDLQPIATGGEWPITLHPVEALVFQVKISVVLAAIGTLPVVIYYVWPALSERGWVTGDRRVIAVWGGGLAGGLAVGSYLGYSFVAPEVISFLVYDALEAGMIISYTVSTFAWMVFLLTVGIGILIDIPVTMLLFHAGGIVSYQTMRRRWRVPVISSFAFAALVTPDSLYTMLLVALPIALMYLLGLGILAVVTLGGRRGGGSASTRTA; encoded by the coding sequence ATGAGTAGCTCCGGCTCGGGCCCGATAAATCCCAGTACGGCCCGCACCATCGAGTCCGGCCGGCAGACCCTCGGCGTGATGCTGCGGACCGCCCAGTCGAAGCTCCAGCACGTCTTCATCGCGTTCGTCGTCGGCCTCATCGGCGGTATCATGGCGATGCGGCTGTACATCTGGCCGCAACTCGAAACCGACCTCCTCGTGGAGGCGGCCAACGTCATCGCGCAGACGCCGTTCGACGTCATCCTGATGCAGGTGAAAATCGGCCTGTTCACGGGCGTCGTGTGCGCGCTCCCAGTCCTCCTCTATCACGCCCGCGAGCCGCTCGTCGAGCGCGACATCATCCCCGACGTCTCCGTCTCCCGGCGCAACGTCGCGCTCGTCGTGGTCGTCTGTATCGGGCTGGCGTCCGCCGGCGTCGCGTACGCCTACTTCCTGTTCTTCCCGCTGATGTTCGACTTCCTCGCGGGCAACGCCGTCGGCGCGGGGCTCGCGCCGAAGTACTCCATCGTGAAGTGGACGGAGTTCATCCTCTTCTTGGCGCTCTCCTTCGCTATCGCCGCGCAACTCCCGCTCGCGGTTTCGGCGTTTTCGTACTCCGGCATCATCCCCTACGAGACGTTCCGCGACAAGTGGAAGTACGCCGTCGTCGGCATCTTCGCGTTCGGCGCGTTCTTCTCGCCGCCGGACCCGTTCACCCAGATTCTGTGGGCGTCCCCGCTCATCCTCCTCTACGGGCTCTCGCTGTACTGCGCGAAAATCGTCGTGACGATGAAGCGCGGCCGCGAGCACGTCGACGTCCGCGGCGTGTTCCGCGAGCACTGGAACCGCGTGCTCGGCCTCGGCGTGCTCGGATTCGCGGGCGGCTACGCGTTCGGCCAGTACGGCGGCATCGCGGCGTTCAACGACGGCCTCGCGTTCATCGGGTCGGGGGTTCGCGTGCCGACCGTGAGCGAGGCGCTCGGCGTCGACCCCGCGACCGGCTACCTGCTGTTGGGCGCCGTGTTCGCCGTTGTCGCGCTCACTGCGGCGGTGCTGTACTACACGTACGTCGCCATCGACCGCGCCGCCCAGCAGGTCGCGGCGTCCGGCCTCGGCCGGCCGGAGGACCCCGCCGACATCGACCTCGACGACCTCAATGCCGATGGCGTTCGGGCCGCGCCCCCCGAGGCGTTCGCGTCCCTGACCGAGGACGAGGCGCTCTCGACGGCCAACCGCGCGCTCGAAGCCGACGACGACGAGAAGGCGCAGGCGGTCCTCGACCGGTTCGACGAAGTCCACGCCGAACTCGACGAGGAAGCCGCCGAAGACGCGGAAGCCGCCGAGGAGGACTCCGACACCGTCCAGAGTACGGCCGCGGGGATGATGGACGCGTTCACCGAAGAGGAAACCACCGAGGACGACATCGGCGGCTACTACCACGACATCCGGTTCGTCTTCGACTCCCTGCGCTCGCGGGCGTTCCGCATCGTCGGGACGTTCATGGCGCTGATGGTCGGTCTGTTCGGGTGGCTCTACTACGGCGGGTTCCGGGAGCTTCGGGACAACTTCATCGCGCGCATCCCGCAGGACCTCCAGCCGATTGCGACCGGCGGCGAGTGGCCGATCACGCTCCACCCCGTCGAGGCGCTCGTCTTCCAAGTGAAAATCTCCGTGGTGTTGGCCGCCATCGGCACGCTCCCCGTCGTCATCTACTACGTGTGGCCGGCGCTCTCGGAACGCGGCTGGGTGACCGGTGACCGTCGCGTCATCGCCGTCTGGGGTGGCGGGCTTGCCGGCGGCCTCGCTGTTGGCAGCTACCTCGGGTACTCGTTCGTCGCGCCCGAGGTCATCTCGTTCCTCGTCTACGACGCCCTCGAAGCCGGCATGATAATCAGCTACACCGTCAGCACGTTCGCGTGGATGGTGTTCCTGCTGACCGTCGGCATCGGCATCCTCATCGACATCCCCGTGACGATGCTGCTGTTCCACGCCGGCGGCATCGTCTCCTATCAGACGATGCGGCGGCGCTGGCGCGTCCCCGTCATCAGTTCGTTCGCGTTCGCCGCGCTCGTGACCCCGGACAGCCTCTACACGATGCTGCTCGTCGCGTTACCCATCGCCCTGATGTACCTCCTCGGGCTCGGCATCCTCGCCGTCGTCACGCTCGGCGGCCGGCGCGGCGGCGGGAGCGCGTCGACACGAACGGCGTGA
- a CDS encoding twin-arginine translocase subunit TatC — protein sequence MAEEPNGGRDRDHDWETLAPAVRRVDGDSGRSEWDDLSSAVSRVDDAQSGPLTRVTRDDEWRDLTPAVERVEADDDGDEWDWDEDAIAAGDDKSADPASDGEPELLADEEHQADEPDEDAALDPRENSVVDAEDNPAPPDDAIGLEAPESDVEEPLAVHVEEMVKRLAIVIAIAALVSVVVFPLTEELVTTIWNYVLPGGEAVDPRLYQPLELVITQVKVASLAGLVIALPVFVYESYAFMRPGLYQHERRYYLAAVPTSLVLAVLGVAFAYLLVLPYTMDYFQGYTQPTADVAFALGSTFNLILMVMGYLAIVFQIPLFIMLAIMLGVTTRQWLEDRRLLFWAAFAGISFTFGAIDPTGVVPIIVALTMIALFEGTLALLRWTGN from the coding sequence ATGGCCGAGGAACCGAACGGCGGGCGCGACCGCGACCACGACTGGGAGACGCTCGCGCCAGCCGTTCGTCGCGTCGACGGCGACAGCGGCCGCAGCGAGTGGGACGACCTCTCGTCGGCGGTCAGTCGCGTCGACGACGCCCAGAGCGGGCCGCTCACCAGAGTCACCCGAGACGACGAGTGGCGCGACCTCACGCCCGCCGTCGAACGCGTCGAAGCGGACGACGACGGCGACGAGTGGGACTGGGACGAGGACGCCATCGCCGCGGGCGACGACAAGAGCGCCGACCCCGCGTCGGACGGCGAACCCGAGTTGCTCGCCGACGAGGAACACCAAGCCGACGAACCCGACGAGGACGCCGCGCTCGACCCGCGAGAGAACTCCGTCGTCGACGCCGAGGACAACCCGGCGCCGCCGGACGACGCCATCGGCCTCGAAGCGCCCGAATCCGACGTCGAAGAGCCGCTGGCCGTCCACGTCGAGGAGATGGTCAAACGGCTCGCCATCGTCATCGCCATCGCCGCGCTCGTCAGCGTCGTCGTCTTCCCGCTCACCGAGGAACTCGTCACCACCATCTGGAACTATGTCCTCCCCGGCGGCGAAGCAGTCGACCCCCGGCTCTACCAGCCCCTCGAACTCGTCATCACGCAAGTGAAAGTCGCGAGCCTCGCGGGACTGGTCATCGCGTTACCCGTGTTCGTCTACGAGTCCTACGCGTTCATGCGCCCCGGCCTCTACCAGCACGAACGCCGCTACTACCTCGCCGCCGTCCCAACCAGCCTCGTGCTCGCAGTGCTGGGCGTCGCGTTCGCGTACCTCCTCGTGCTCCCGTACACGATGGACTACTTCCAAGGGTACACCCAACCCACCGCGGACGTCGCGTTCGCGCTCGGCTCAACGTTCAACCTCATCCTCATGGTGATGGGGTATCTGGCAATCGTCTTCCAGATTCCGCTGTTCATCATGCTCGCCATCATGCTCGGGGTCACCACCCGGCAGTGGCTCGAAGACCGCCGCCTCCTGTTCTGGGCGGCGTTCGCTGGCATCTCGTTCACGTTCGGCGCCATCGACCCCACGGGCGTCGTCCCCATCATCGTCGCGCTCACGATGATCGCCCTGTTCGAAGGCACGCTCGCGCTGCTCCGATGGACGGGCAACTAA
- a CDS encoding endonuclease MutS2, protein MDLEGIPGVGAKTAESLRSLDEPEDALRRGDVAAVARAPGVSDGRAARIVRGAIRARHDDSGGFLATDRAGEVYDRVLALLQERAVTDYASQRLRTFYPSAVDSRIAEVNEFATDAMVRDPDPAVLDGLAGVEPLSKPDGLSVRDRCLATTDAETYSEARDAFPELSVEVVEDARGLADLARGYSTVVALDEAFTGVEVEGDVRVEPDAIERPEEVVPERVLSFFATNRDRIRAAVAVHEAAGLETDVDLDELDDALAQLDSEGSVAGDDELDRLSTAVDDLDAAVSTAESVANDHLREVIQEQDVTIEGSDLLSLVERGAGVDSLLSRELADEYADAVDAARDHLVDALALRDGEASIAEQAFGDSPTFPVDHDPEAVSRLREELTASRDRRSAERKRELAATLADLREPTRGLVERALELDVELAVARFADDFDCVLAERGGRGFDIEGGRSPILDVAFEDVEPVDYGVDGVALLSGVNSGGKTSTLDLVAVVVVLAHMGLPVPAESARVPEVEELHYYAKSQGTLDAGAFEATLRDFAGLTEGAARKLVLVDELESITEPGASAKIVAGILEELHEAGASGVFVSHLAGEIRDQCGFDVTVDGIRARGLEDGELVVERSPVKNHLARSTPELIVEKLATEGDGTEGGDGASAGSFYDRLLGKF, encoded by the coding sequence ATGGACTTGGAGGGGATTCCGGGCGTGGGCGCGAAGACCGCGGAGTCGCTGCGGTCGCTCGACGAACCCGAAGACGCACTACGGCGTGGGGACGTGGCGGCGGTCGCTCGCGCGCCCGGAGTCAGCGACGGACGGGCCGCGCGCATCGTTCGCGGCGCGATTCGCGCGCGCCACGACGACTCGGGCGGCTTCCTGGCGACGGACCGCGCGGGCGAAGTGTACGACCGCGTGCTCGCGCTGCTGCAGGAGCGCGCGGTCACCGACTACGCGAGCCAGCGGCTGCGCACGTTCTACCCGAGCGCGGTCGACTCGCGCATCGCGGAGGTCAACGAGTTCGCGACTGACGCGATGGTCCGCGACCCCGACCCCGCGGTGTTGGACGGGCTGGCGGGCGTCGAGCCGCTGTCGAAGCCCGACGGGCTGTCGGTCCGAGACCGCTGTCTAGCGACGACGGACGCGGAGACGTACAGCGAGGCGCGGGACGCGTTCCCGGAGTTGTCGGTGGAGGTCGTCGAGGACGCCCGCGGGCTGGCGGACCTCGCGCGCGGCTACTCGACGGTCGTGGCGCTCGACGAGGCGTTCACGGGCGTGGAGGTCGAGGGCGACGTGCGCGTCGAACCCGACGCCATCGAGCGCCCGGAGGAAGTCGTCCCCGAGCGCGTGCTGTCCTTCTTCGCGACGAACCGCGACCGCATTCGGGCGGCCGTCGCGGTCCACGAGGCCGCCGGCCTCGAAACGGATGTGGACCTCGACGAACTGGACGACGCGCTCGCGCAACTGGACTCGGAGGGGTCGGTGGCGGGCGACGACGAACTCGACCGGCTGTCGACGGCGGTCGACGACCTGGACGCCGCGGTGTCGACGGCGGAGTCAGTGGCCAACGACCACCTGCGGGAGGTCATCCAAGAGCAGGACGTCACCATCGAGGGGTCGGACCTCCTGAGCCTCGTGGAGCGCGGCGCGGGCGTGGACAGCCTGCTCTCGCGGGAACTCGCGGACGAGTACGCCGACGCCGTCGACGCCGCGCGCGACCACCTCGTGGACGCGCTGGCCCTGCGCGACGGCGAGGCGAGCATCGCCGAGCAGGCGTTCGGAGACTCGCCGACGTTCCCCGTCGACCACGACCCAGAAGCGGTGTCGCGGCTCCGCGAGGAACTCACGGCGTCCCGGGACCGCCGGAGCGCCGAGCGCAAGCGCGAACTCGCGGCGACGCTGGCGGACCTCCGGGAGCCCACTCGGGGCCTCGTCGAGCGCGCGCTCGAACTGGACGTGGAGTTGGCCGTCGCGCGATTCGCCGACGACTTCGACTGCGTGCTCGCCGAGCGCGGCGGCCGCGGGTTCGACATCGAAGGCGGGCGGTCGCCGATTCTGGACGTCGCCTTCGAGGACGTCGAGCCCGTGGACTACGGCGTCGACGGCGTGGCGCTGCTCTCCGGCGTGAACTCCGGCGGGAAGACGAGCACGCTCGACCTCGTAGCGGTCGTGGTCGTGCTCGCGCACATGGGACTCCCGGTGCCCGCGGAGTCCGCCAGAGTGCCCGAGGTCGAGGAACTGCACTACTACGCGAAGTCACAGGGGACGCTCGACGCGGGCGCGTTCGAGGCGACACTGCGAGACTTCGCGGGACTCACCGAGGGCGCGGCGCGGAAACTCGTACTCGTGGACGAACTCGAATCCATCACCGAGCCGGGCGCCTCCGCAAAAATCGTGGCGGGCATCCTCGAAGAACTCCACGAAGCGGGCGCGTCGGGCGTGTTCGTCTCCCACCTCGCGGGCGAAATCCGCGACCAGTGTGGGTTCGACGTGACCGTCGACGGCATCCGCGCTCGCGGGCTGGAGGACGGCGAACTGGTCGTCGAGCGCTCCCCGGTCAAGAACCACCTCGCGCGCTCGACGCCCGAACTCATCGTGGAGAAGTTGGCCACGGAGGGCGACGGGACGGAAGGCGGCGACGGCGCGTCCGCGGGGTCGTTCTACGACCGGCTGCTCGGGAAGTTCTGA